From the Drosophila subpulchrella strain 33 F10 #4 breed RU33 unplaced genomic scaffold, RU_Dsub_v1.1 Primary Assembly Seq357, whole genome shotgun sequence genome, one window contains:
- the LOC119561497 gene encoding histone H2B, whose product MSIMNSFVNDIFERIAAEASRLAHYNKRSTITSREIQTAVRLLLPGELAKHAVSEGTKAVTKYTSSK is encoded by the coding sequence ATGAGCATCATGAACAGCTTTGTGAATGATATCTTCGAGCGCATTGCTGCCGAGGCGTCTCGTCTGGCTCACTACAACAAGCGCTCGACCATAACCAGTCGGGAGATCCAAACGGCTGTTCGCCTGCTCCTGCCCGGAGAGTTGGCCAAGCACGCCGTCAGTGAGGGAACCAAGGCTGTCACCAAGTACACCAGCTCCAAGTAA